One Sulfurimonas sp. HSL-3221 genomic window, CACTTCCAGGAAGGAGGCCGGGATGTTCCCCTGCTTCTGCGCCGCCCCCATCGCCTGCACGATCAGCGCGTCGATATCTTCCATCGCCGCTTCGCTGTCGCCCTCGCTTTCTATGAGGTCCTGCTTCTGCTCCTGCGGGTTCTCGTCGTCGGGCGTGCCTTCGCCCTCGGGGTTCTCCTGGTACAGCGTGTTGTAGACCTCTTCGACGCTCTGGTCGCGGTACTTCTCCATCATCACTTCATGTTCGGGCCGCTCGCCGACCCGCTCGAAATCATCGAGCAGCAGGTTGATGACGACGTCGCTGCTGCGGTTCCACGTTTTGTGGTCGCGCCCGCCCATACGGAAAGGGTGCTTGAGCATGATGTGCAGCAGCGTATGCGCGTAAATGTACTTGAGCTGCGGTTCGGGAATGGTCTCGGCCATCGTCGTATCGACGTAGATGGCCGTCCCGTCGGTCTCGAAGGCTTCGTGGGGGTTCTTGCGGTAGCGCATAGGCAGGGAGAGTGCCAATACGCTCAAAAACGGGTGGTCAAATAGAAACTGGACGCGGATCTTCTCCAGCCGGCGCTGCAAATCGCTCTGTTCTTCTGGCATGGCCCTCTCTCTACCCTGGGTTTATGCCGGAAAATATGCAATCGCCGTTCTATCAATTGGCGGCTACACCTCCCCCTTCAGGTAAGCCTTGCGCTCCGCTTCGGGGAACTTCTCGATGGCGTAGTGCAGCATCGTCCGCGGCATCGTCTTGTAACGCGAAGCGAGAAACGCCCGCTCTCTTTCCGGGTCGCGGTTCCCGACCTCCCGCAGCATCCACCCGACGGCCTTGTGGATAAGGTCATGGGTGTCACGCAGCAGCAGTTCCGCTATTTCCAGCGCCGTGTCGAACCTGCTGTTGCGGATAAAGTAGAACGTCGCCATTATCGCGATGCGGCGCTCCCACAAACTTTCTGAACGTGCG contains:
- a CDS encoding vWA domain-containing protein yields the protein MPEEQSDLQRRLEKIRVQFLFDHPFLSVLALSLPMRYRKNPHEAFETDGTAIYVDTTMAETIPEPQLKYIYAHTLLHIMLKHPFRMGGRDHKTWNRSSDVVINLLLDDFERVGERPEHEVMMEKYRDQSVEEVYNTLYQENPEGEGTPDDENPQEQKQDLIESEGDSEAAMEDIDALIVQAMGAAQKQGNIPASFLEVIREVTRPKIDLATLLHTYMTESFFDKQSDFSRPNRRFIYQELYLPGYRQENNRLNLYIALDRSMSISRDTFSKFLGIIDGVLRLSTDFKVTVIPFDDEVDKEKIVTYDAQALKPEVAFEKGNGGTQFAPVLEYLNTADEAAATLMVLSDGFFKIEKASHLPTLFLVSEKRNMKRFEPYGDVFYFDL